The sequence gaagatggcctagtcgaccatcagtggaaagagaggcccattggtagtgcaaaatttatatacctcagtacaggggaatgccagggccaaaaagtgggagtgggtgggtgggggagtgattgggggagcatgtgggggacttttgggatagcattggaaatgttaatgaaataaatacctaataaataaaagaaaaacaaccctgTGATGTTCACATAGAAGAATATACTACACCCTGAAAATTATACTTAATAGGAAAGGAGTATACAATAAAggatgtcaaaaaacaaaaacaaaaaacaaaacaaaaaaagaaagaaagtaggctTACATTAGTTTGGGATGTTAGTTGTGTTCAAAcacatttttcatcttttctgcCCAAAGTACTctagttatatatatttaaagcaaataaaacaaggcttgaaactggtaaaaaaaaaatgttaatttaatcCATATTCAgaaacttgtaaaataaaaggtagcaatgaagaaataattaagaaagtTGTATAAATGACCTTAGTTATTATTTCCCTTATAAAAGTGTTGTGGCCCGACCCGCAGTCTGCAacgtgaacggttcaactgaggatggcagtttgagctgaaaagagagCAAGCTAGACGGAGCGggagaaagaacgaggccaagacgatttcatgttcaaggcccccctttactaattccaacattcagttataaaggaagggggagggaacccgatttcccgccaagtaactcgggttccagtagcaggacgaacacgtgtgtgcctccaagcagcaaagtgacagggtccagcagtgggcgtggcagaacgaatgagcaggaaactccacccttgagcaagcaggttccagggtgggggaagggaaaccacataAAAGtattacaataaaacaaaacaaaaactatgacaAAAGTCAAATTAGAGATTTTGGTTGTAGTACCTTCCCTGGATTTCTTTGTAAAACATCAAATTTAAATAAGGCTATTTAAAAATTGACCTAAAGAACTTACCCCTCCATGCTGCCATAGGAAATGCATTTGACATAAGAGGCTACACTCACTGAAATGGCCCCAGGGCTGTAAAATGCCAATCTGCCTCTGTCTATGTCACAGGATAACCTCAGGCACTGCAGCACGTGACCTTAAAGTACTAATATTTTATCTTCATCTGCCATTAAGTAACACACAATACTATATGCCAAATGTAGACTAATAATTTcagttattaataaatattatatttctaaGTGGGTTTGGAAAGTATATAGCAAATTTTGGCAACAAcgtagaaataattatttttccatgTGAAAAATCTTACACAAACAGGATCTAGTAAATCACCTCAATCCACTAAATCTGcatcataaaaaaaataaaataaaatgtcactagACCTGCCTaacaaaataaagtagaaaaaaaatgattataggCTAACACATGGGTACAGGCAATCTAATTCCCAAAACAGTAGCTACCCTCCTTAGCCTTTTATAAAATCATCCCTATTATGTTTCTATTTGTGAGCTAACTTCTTAGCCTGAACATCTAATATCAATTTCTCAGAACCAATATGATAAAAGGAGTCATTAGCTTCGATAATTTCACTTCTGACCTCTGAATATGGGCAGCTGAatgtacatggacacacataAACAAGTAAGTGCAAAACAAGTTTAATTGAATATAATATAAGAACGCATATTATACAATGAAATCCATTTCATGAAGAATAGAATGCATTGCAAGGTAcccaacagaaaacagaagtatACATATAGCATGGGAACACTACTATGGTATATTATTTAGAAAGCAGGTGTGGAGCTAAAGACATGGTTCAGTAGAAGGCTTGATGACCTGCTCCAGTGGCATGACGCAATGaatatctctgaaaaaaaaacataattttttcaatattttaaataaataaataataaatagatgtgtttaatacatacaaatacatattgtAACCTAGACATGATTCTAACACTTTGAAATATCTACTTGAAAGTGTAAACAAAAATGTGTCTTGAGAAGGGATCAGTAGCAATGTTTTCTATGGGCATCATTGTCTACATTTTTTGAAATTGACTATAAAATCTACTaatgtataacaataaatatcCCAAACAACCCTGACTTCAAAATCTATGGAATTTACTAAAAGTGAACCTAAACTGCAGTCTTTGCAGGACAAAGAAGCACATGCGCATGTGAACTCAGGGGAGATGGACATTGTGGTTCAGGAGCACCTTCACCTGTTGTTGATGTCACAACCTAGTCACTTGATGGAACTGAGGATGTCTGAGAGATTCCACAAGTACATGTCTGGGAGTGTCTGGGAGGACATTTACTGAGACAATTAGCATGTGAGATCTCTGTCCTAATCCATGGTTTAAGACATTAATTCACTTTAACACTTGACAGAATGCTAAAAGATGGGAGAGATTTCTTGGGGAGAATCTAACTGGAAGAAGTAGGCAATCAGGGACAGTTCTTTGGGAGCTGTATCTCATCTTGGTCATGCCCTATTTTACTTAGCTTTACTTCCCACGGACCATGAATTTAAAAACTCTGTTCTATTGCATCCTCCTGTTTTGGAGGAAATCTCAAAATCATGAGAGAAAactaatatttctctttttattgttttacataaGTCACAGAAGTGAGAGTCTACCTAACATATGTCCTATATTCTCTGAATAAGAATGAAGTGAGATGCTGGAGCTCTTGTTTGCTGGCCAGCCTGTCAGAAAAGGCATCACTGAAGTGAAGATTCATTAAAGATAGGCATCAGGTCTGTCATATTCACAGGGAAACCAATCCCTAATTGCAGCATTTATCCATCATTATAATTTACTATAAAAAAAGGTAGCAATCAAGAGACTAGTGAGGAAGAGTGTCCTATATGTCAATCATGCTGGAAGaatgcagggagaaaggaaaggaagccagaaaCCTAGAAATGGAGAGTGACAATTCAACTGTTAAAATGTCAACTCCTGATGATATGTAAAGACAAATGACAGAGCCTGGGCAGTGCTGGACATTGTAGTCTCATAGCATTATAAGACTACAAGAGTACAAGGAAGGGATAAGGACTTACCTAAGTAGAATAGGGAGGGCAGGTAAGGGCTTTTAAGGCTTGTTACACAAATTTTGGTGATCACAACATTTATATTCCTTTACCACATTATTGTTGATTTTGGTATAATTGGAGCATGTTTTGAGACATCCCTGGAAGCCATTTTGGAATTTGCcatctgaaaaggaaaaaggaaaagagataaaATATACATGTTTTGGAAAGAATCAATGACTTGGTCAATGAGAAAATCTGGGCTTCAAGGTAGATAGTCATTGTTTGTCTATTAATGTTACACACAGGCAATATTCCATTCACAAAAGTGCTAAGTGGAATTTTAGGTTAAAAATTTTGTCAACTCTGATTATATTCACTGAGAAGGCCCTGTGAACCACCAAGAGACCAACCAAAATTGTTTTTTCTCATTATTGGTTTGTTGATCTGATTGACAATTATTGGCAACCAATACCAGAATTAGAGGAATCCTTTTCTACTTTTACACAGCAACACATTCTCCCACACtcagcatctttgtcaaagatcacagATTGTTGTATCTCTCACAGGTAAGAAAAAATACCCTGAAACCTCCAAGGTCTTATATACCTTTATAGAGTAGCCATAAAACACACTTCCTCCTATACGCAGCTTCACAGGAGGTTTCTGCTGTCTCACAAATCCCAGAAGAGTTCATCTTTCCACAGCTGACACATGTCAGTGCTGGAAGGGAAAAACCAAGTGTAAGAGACATACTCAGCACCCAGCTTCAAGCATCATACAGAAGCTGAGCCCATGGCcctgaataagaaaaaaaaatgttcagagaaGGAGTTGGATATACATTGTACTTACCTCTACAGGGAAGCCCATGACCTTGTATTCTGAAAGGGAATGGCTTCAGCAGAACAAAGAATgtatccccacccccaattcaCAGACTGTAAGGATAAAAATCAAATATCTGATGCAGGCTGCTAGAGACAGTCACACAGCATTGGGCAGATCCCCCTCACCATTTTCTCATTGTTATCATTCTATCAAGGACTTTTCTTGACCAACTTTCAGCCTACATTTACATCTATGAATTGAGGAAGGACCAGGagctggaaaataaaaaataggagGACAAGAAAAGACTATAGCGGTCATATCAGAggcaagggaggaaaggagaatgaACAAGTATAGGAGTGAAGGGTCAGGGATCATGTCTAAACACAGTCATGTCCTATCTCCTGCTGCTCATTTTTCCAAATCACAACACACTGTGATAATCATATGTCTGCCTACCAATACCATCTGCCAGGATCTCACCTTGCAGAAAGCCCACCTGCAAAATGATGCCCAAGAGTAGCAACAAGAGGTACTTTTCCATTGCAGTGAGAGCCTAGGAACACAGCTGAGCAGAGTGCAGGGCAGAGTACTCAGGACATAGCATCAACAAGATCAACATATATATAAGCACAAGGAAGGAGGGGCACCCAATAGAATGCCAAGCCATGGACTCAGCAGATACCCTGCAGAAAGCCCATATCCTACCTTCATCACTGGCTCTGTTCATCAGTTGGCCATGCCCTTCTGGTTTCTTTCCAACAAGTATTTACTATCAGATAGTGACTCATGACTGAGAGATTCAAGAAATTGTGACCTCTGGTAGCTGATAAATCTGGAGGAACCAGAGCCAGTGTCTAATCTAGAATAGATGCAGAAAGAGAGCTAGAACAAGATTCAAACTCATACATGAAGCCAAGTCCAGGGATAATTCCAAACATGGGTCAAGAGTAGTTCTCAGAAATGGAGGAGGCCAGAATATGACTGTGCATCAGAGAGAACAtgttataattaaaacattaaaaaaattaaaagcaaaaagagtTTTGAAAGCTGCAACAAAAGAGGTACAGTCACATAAAAAGGCAAGCACATCAGAATAATGCCAGACTATCCTACAGTGACTTTTAAAGACAAAAGGACCTGGAAAGATGTTTTCCAGGTTCTAACAAATGACAACTTCTGTACTAAACAAAACTATCCATTAAAATTGAAGGAGAGATACATTTTCCCATGATAAAATATGACTATcatcaattcctcaataaaaagattCAGACAATAAAATTTGATTAGGAAACAAGGTCCTTATCATTGTTTACTCCAAGGGTAAACACTACAATAGCCACAAccttagagtaaaaaaaaaaaattaattccaaatATCATGTTTTATATGGCTTGGCCCTGTAAGCCTTACTGGGGCCATGTGGGAATGAATAAAGGACaaaaatgcatacagaaaatctGGGATCAGGTGGGTTGTGCTCACTCTGATGGAAGCTCTACTTACACTACCCGGAAACTCAGCGAGTTTATGTACTTAAGGAGGAAAATTAGCTAGTTTCTGTGAGAGATCTCTGTAGGGAATAAGCCTCCATCTGCAGTCATCCTAGAGGAGGAAACTGTAGTCGCCagttttttaacattttctcagCATCTGCACACAGGTCAGGGAAAAGTTTAGCCAATTTCCATACCCTACCTAGAAAAGGTTTGCCTGTCTTGTGAGTCTGCAGCATTTGGGTCTTTGAGATGGCTATGCCCATGTCAACAATGCACATTCACTAGGAACCACATCCAATCCCAATATCCAAGCAAATTTAAACTAAGAAATGAGCCAATATCGCAGTTGTAATAACTGACAAAACATACTTCAAACAAAAACTAgtcagaaaagataaagaaggtcacttcatactcattgAAATAAATCCATCAAGAGGGTATTACAACTTTAGACATCAATGCACCAACTTCAATAACAGTCATAATACTAGATCAAAAACCATAGATTAACCATAATACAGTGATTGAAGGTGACTTCAATTACTCATTCTCACCAACAGACAGGTCATCTGGATAAAAACTAAGCAGAGAACATTAGAGTTGGATTATATCATTAATTAACTAGACCTAATAGAACATTCTACACAATGAAGAGTATTCAGTCTTCTCATCAGCCCATAGAACTATCTCCAAAATCAACTCCTCATTGCAATGCAAATCTAGCCTCaacaaacatagaaaaaaatggaaaaccaTCCTATATTCTATCAGACAATATTGGAGTAAAGCTAGCTGCCAACATTAATAGAAATTTTAGAAGTACATAAActcatgaaaacaaagaaacacactaCTGAATGATAGTAGtgtcaaggaagaaatcaaaaaagaaattttttaaaaaacattcctagaatttaatgaatatgaaaACACCAAAATCTACAGGACACAATGGAGGCATTCCTAAAAGTAAAGTTTATAGGGCTAAGTGGCTatatagcacatacacacacatgcaatgcatgaacacacacacaaagtgaaagagagagaaagagagctctCAATTTAATGATGCAATGATGTATATGAAGATCTTGAAAAAAGGAGAACAAGATACAGCCAAAGTCAGTAGACAAaggttgaaagaaataaaatcaagctggaattaataaaataaatgtatgtaaatatgtagaATTAATGAACAAAGAGTTTGTTCTTCAAGGATATTAATAAAATTGATGAATCATCagccaaattaaccaaaagaagACCCAAATTAATTACTCTaaatttctttggtgtctgtcataatgcctcccttttctttctttttttttctttttttttctttttttcttttttttttttgtaacgatttatttatttattttatgtatgtaagtacactctagctgcacagatggttgtgagacttcatgtggctgttgggaattgaattttaggacctctactTGCTCTGGCTGGCCCTACTCATTCtagtccaaagatttatttattattatacataagtacactgtagttgtcttcagatgctccagaagaaagagtcaaatctcattacgggtggttgtgagtcaccatgtaggtgtgggatttgaactcagaaccttcggaagctcttacccactgagccatctcactagccccaagACAGTGACTCTTAAAGCaccttacagaagaaagagtttatttgtgcTTATGGTTCTGGACTTTAGGAGTCCATTATGGTGGGAAGGTATGACAAAAGGCAACAGGCATGGTGACGGGCACTGAATGCTGAGAACTTACAATCTGAACCTCAAGAATGAAgcagagggctagagagatgactcatcagttaagagcactgactgctcttccagaggtcctgagttcaaatcccagcaaccacatggtggctaacatccatctgtaatgggatctgatgccctcttctggtgtgtctgaagacagctacagtgtatttagatgcaataaataaatatttaaaaataaaaaaagaatgaagcagagaaagCTGTTTTTATGGCCAGGACCAGGTAGCCAAGAGCACAGGGCAGAATCAGGAAAGACTA is a genomic window of Mus caroli unplaced genomic scaffold, CAROLI_EIJ_v1.1 scaffold_19181_1, whole genome shotgun sequence containing:
- the LOC110287860 gene encoding secreted seminal-vesicle Ly-6 protein 1-like produces the protein MEKYLLLLLLGIILQVGFLQALTCVSCGKMNSSGICETAETSCEAAYRRKCVLWLLYKDGKFQNGFQGCLKTCSNYTKINNNVVKEYKCCDHQNLCNKP